The following proteins are encoded in a genomic region of Oreochromis aureus strain Israel breed Guangdong linkage group 8, ZZ_aureus, whole genome shotgun sequence:
- the LOC116319835 gene encoding ubiquitin carboxyl-terminal hydrolase 31-like — protein MSKVVSNKEKKSFSKKLFRRSSVRSVGSFMSRVLRTLSTLSHFGTDEQAAEDETDEATLLPNTTGGSLPSDDSDCGGFPFGDKVPGVAGLKNHGNTCFMNAILQCLSNTELFAEYLALEQFKGGETTGNNDKAKSNGVLVQKKGGGQQQPETGEVTEQLSGLVRALWTFEYTPQHSRDFKNVVSKSALQFKGNSQHDAQEFLLWLLDRVHEDLNQIVPLDSRLPRKPPVEEETVPEGSPLPAPGSFVQELFQAQYRSSLTCPHCQKQSNTFDPFLCISLPIPVPHTRPLYVTVVYQGKCSHCMRVGVAVPLSGTVSRLRQAVAQETKIPAQQIVLTEMYYDGFHRSFCDDDDDLEIIQESDSIFAFETPELFRPEQIRSKRCGSPHANLNQNNLKYGTDNNRMSTQIQEPTTPPQSPNKNSGQAEKIVLLVCNRACAGQQGRRFGNPFILYLERTVTWDVLQKEILEKMRHLLRPGVFVQVGPFTLRVVGVVGITYLLPQEEQPLCHPSVERAYKSCGPGGPPHVKIVVEWDKETKDYLFKRTEDEYIPDAESVRQVKEQHLQPQTCTLAQCFQLYTKEEQLAPDDAWRCPHCKQLQQGSIKLSLWTLPDILILHLKRFRQDGDRRMKMQNMVKFPLTGMDMAPHMVKRSQSSWSLPSHWSPWRRPYGMGRDPEDYLYDLYAVCNHHGTMQGGHYTAHCKNSIDGQWYCFDDSDVHPMSEDEVCKQTAYILFYQRRATIPSWSANSSVGGSTSSSLCEHWISRLIGSRPPSQASSGSSRRTSLASLSESAEFAGERSEDDGLSSRPAVRGMQRQTFSSRSSIASPLALNENGTKPSWPHSAKLQLRSNSPSRFSLESHSSSPVLERIGEVVDTKLSPSCFTGSPKLAKLSGGKSAIGALESNGGAKRLIEQVHSKAVLQADQRSSIQAGDNNNLLAGAEQVSPRHGAAAKEVKPRTASVDSSGVKRSSAKTGLESEKSPKKRAATSSTSSSSLSPASPAIDKSLSRTQSKSAVAASTPKDKSDGSAKISKGGSSRTATPSKKGSSQTAEVLHPELAAQRKSGSPGLQNSHPQRRTSPRGVSEKSSASGRNRAADRSTSRESSRTNTASEKKVSHGGPPSRLSAASRAEGRPGKAMEDRAAARSSSSSSSITSLRSSSVGVSSLNAAPPLRGPQRSSKTEDKGLSFFKTALRPKETRKPSDSGKAGAGEGKGSPEESGGSASREGVLHGASKKTLCVASESNTSTAKDKESSKASASAKHSLLPSTKSKLSGAETAAQSPATAKDPSKKEPAKKALQSRKIPINSTQTSQKSK, from the exons ATGTCGAAAGTTGTGAGTAACAAGGAGAAAAAATCCTTCAGCAAAAAGCTGTTCCGGAGGAGCTCGGTGCGCTCCGTGGGAAGCTTTATGAGCAGAGTTCTCCGGACTCTCTCGactctgtctcattttggcaccgACGAGCAGGCCGCCGAGGATGAGACCGACGAGGCAACTTTGCTCCCCAACACTACTGGGGGATCACTCCCGTCGGATGACAGCGACTGCGGGGGTTTCCCCTTCGGGGACAAGGTGCCTGGTGTCGCCGGGCTCAAGAACCACGGCAACACCTGCTTCATGAACGCTATCTTGCAGTGCCTGAGCAACACGGAGCTCTTTGCTGAGTACCTTGCTTTGGAGCAGTTCAAAGGTGGAGAGACGACAGGCAACAACGACAAGGCCAAGTCCAACGGGGTGCTGGTGCAGAAGAAGGGGGGAGGCCAGCAGCAGCCGGAGACAGGGGAGGTAACCGAGCAGCTGTCCGGACTGGTTCGGGCTCTGTGGACCTTCGAGTATACACCTCAGCATAGCAGAGACTTTAAG AATGTGGTGTCAAAGAGTGCCCTTCAATTCAAGGGCAACTCCCAGCACGATGCCCAAGAATTCCTCCTCTGGTTGCTTGATAGAGTTCATGAAGACCTCAACCAAATCGTCCCCCTGGACAGCAGACTCCCCAGGAAG cctccagtagaagaagaaactgtcccTGAAGGATCTCCACTACCAGCACCTGGCTCTTTTGTACAGGAGCTGTTTCAGGCACAATACAG ATCCTCCCTGACTTGCCCTCACTGCCAGAAACAGAGCAACACCTTTGATCCTTTCCTCTGCATCTCACTGCCAATCCCGGTACCTCACACAAG GCCCCTGTATGTGACAGTGGTGTATCAAGGAAAGTGCTCCCACTGTATGAGAGTCGGGGTGGCGGTGCCCCTCTCTGGCACCGTGTCCAGGTTGAGACAAGCTGTGGCCCAAGAGACCAAAATACCTGCCCAACAG ATTGTTCTCACTGAAATGTACTACGATGGCTTTCATCGCTCCTTCTGCGACGATGACGACGACCTCGAGATCATTCAGGAGAGTGACTCCATCTTTGCCTTCGAGACACCCGAGCTGTTCAGACCGGAGCAGATCCGCTCCAAGCGATGCG GAAGCCCACATGCCAATCTCAATCAGAACAACTTGAAGTATGGGACAGATAATAACAGGATGTCCACACAAATACAAGAGCCTACAACACCACCTCAGAGTCCCAATAAGAACAGCGGGCAGGCTGAGAAGATCGTCCTGCTGGTGTGCAACAGAGCCTGCGCTGGACAGCAAGGACGCAG GTTCGGTAATCCATTTATTCTATATTTGGAGCGTACAGTGACCTGGGATGTACTACAGAAAGAGATTTTGGAGAAAATGAGGCATCTTCTGCGCCCTGGAGTCTTTGTACAG GTGGGGCCCTTCACTTTGCGTGTGGTAGGAGTGGTTGGAATCACATATCTCTTGCCTCAGGAGGAGCAGCCGCTCTGCCATCCCTCTGTGGAGAG AGCATACAAGTCCTGTGGTCCCGGAGGACCCCCTCATGTCAAAATCGTTGTTGAGTGGGACAAGGAGACGAAAGACTA TCTGTTCAAAAGAACTGAGGACGAGTACATCCCCGATGCTGAAAGTGTGCGGCAAGTGAAGGAGCAGCATCTGCAGCCTCAGACCTGCACACTCGCCCAGTGCTTTCAACTCTACACCAAAGAGGAACAG CTTGCTCCTGATGATGCATGGCGCTGTCCACACTGTAAGCAGCTTCAACAGGGCAGCATCAAACTCAGCCTGTGGACCCTGCCAGACATCCTCATACTTCACCTGAAACGCTTCAGACAG GACGGGGATCGACGAATGAAAATGCAGAACATGGTGAAGTTCCCGCTTACAGGCATGGACATGGCACCTCATATGGTAAAGAGAAGCCAGAGCAGCTGGAGTCTGCCCTCCCACTGGTCGCCATGGAGACGGCCATACGGGATGGGCCGTGATCCAGAGGACTACCTTTATGACCTGTATGCGGTGTGTAACCATCATGGGACCATGCAGGGAGGACATTACACAG CTCACTGTAAGAACTCCATTGATGGGCAGTGGTACTGCTTTGATGATAGCGATGTTCATCCCATGTCTGAAGATGAGGTCTGCAAGCAGACGGCTTACATCTTGTTTTATCAACGACGTGCAACTATCCCGTCCTGGTCTGCCAACAGTTCTGTGGGAG gTTCCACCAGTTCCTCTTTGTGTGAGCACTGGATTAGTCGGCTAATAGGAAGTCGTCCACCTAGCCAAGCCTCGTCCGGGTCCTCCAGACGCACCTCGCTGGCCTCTCTTTCCGAGTCTGCTGAGTTTGCTGGTGAACGGAGTGAAGATGATG GCTTATCTTCCAGACCAGCAGTGAGAGGCATGCAAAGGCAAACGTTCTCCTCAAGATCTTCCATCGCAAGTCCCTTAGCGCTGAATGAAAACGGTACTAAACCATCCTGGCCCCACTCTGCTAAGCTCCAGCTTCGTTCCAACTCTCCCTCACGCTTCTCCCTCGAGTCCCACTCCTCCTCCCCAGTACTGGAAAGGATAGGAGAGGTGGTTGATACCAAGTTGTCTCCCTCCTGCTTCACTGGGTCACCGAAGTTAGCTAAACTGTCAGGGGGCAAGTCGGCCATTGGTGCTTTGGAGAGTAACGGAGGTGCTAAAAGGCTGATAGAGCAGGTGCACTCGAAAGCTGTGCTGCAGGCAGATCAGAGGAGCTCCATCCAGGCAGGAGATAACAACAATTTACTGGCTGGGGCTGAACAGGTCAGTCCGAGACATGGTGCAGCTGCAAAGGAGGTGAAACCAAGGACTGCGTCCGTGGACAGCAGCGGTGTCAAAAGGTCCTCAGCCAAGACTGGGCTGGAGAGTGAAAAGAGCCCCAAGAAGCGCGCTGCCACCTCCTCGACGTCATCCAGCTCTCTCTCGCCCGCATCTCCGGCCATTGATAAGTCGCTGTCTCGAACACAATCCAAGAGCGCAGTGGCAGCATCAACGCCAAAAGACAAAAGCGACGGAAGCGCTAAAATTAGCAAGGGCGGCTCCTCCAGAACAGCAACCCCCTCTAAAAAAGGATCATCCCAAACTGCGGAGGTATTACATCCTGAGTTGGCCGCGCAGAGAAAGAGTGGATCTCCCGGATTACAAAACTCACACCCTCAGAGAAGGACATCGCCCAGAGGGGTTAGTGAGAAAAGCTCAGCTTCAGGAAGGAACAGAGCAGCAGACAGGAGCACTAGCCGCGAATCGTCACGGACCAATACGGCGTCAGAGAAGAAAGTTAGCCATGGAGGTCCTCCCTCCAGGCTGAGCGCTGCTAGTAGAGCTGAGGGCAGGCCAGGCAAAGCTATGGAAGACAGAGCGGCAGCCCGGAGCTCAAGCAGTAGCTCCTCCATTACTAGTCTCAGATCCTCAAGTGTAGGTGTTTCctctttaaatgcagctccGCCGCTAAGGGGCCCTCAGAGGAGCAGTAAGACAGAGGACAAAGGTTTGTCCTTCTTTAAAACTGCTCTGAGGCCTAAAGAGACCCGGAAACCAAGTGATAGCGGCAAAGCAGGGGCAGGAGAGGGGAAAGGAAGTCCAGAGGAGAGTGGTGGGAGCGCATCTAGAGAAGGAGTCCTGCACGGAGCGAGCAAAAAAACATTGTGCGTGGCCTCGGAGTCCAACACGAGCACAGCCAAAGACAAGGAGTCCTCTAAAGCATCAGCTTCAGCCAAGCACTCACTGCTGCCCTCCACAAAATCAAAGCTCTCTGGAGCAGAAACAGCAGCTCAGTCTCCTGCCACTGCAAAAGACCCTTCTAAGAAAGAGCCGGCTAAAAAGGCATTACAGTCCAGAAAGATCCCCATCAACTCCACACAAACTAGCCAGAAATCCAAGTGA